In one window of Gemmatimonadota bacterium DNA:
- a CDS encoding FtsX-like permease family protein, producing MSVPPASDKTPVRAGWLLSMAWRDSRTYRRRLLLYMSSIILGTAALVSIRTLGDSMAAAIDVEAKALLGADLDINTRTAFSDSAEVFLRNLGGEQSRQSSFVSMVSFPRTDSSRLSNVRALEGAFPYYGVLETVPAAAAQSFKTDGTALVDDNLMIQHGVEVGDSIRVGMRTLEISGRLVSIPGETAAMSTIGPRVYIPMSELESTGLIQPGSRVTYRALFRFDDGVDADELAATHSADTAARWGMDWDTVRDRQAGLERSLGNLYRFLNLSGFIALILGSVGVASAIHTYVRRKRGTIAVLRCLGAEGRHTFAVYVIQAMAIGVIGSAIGAAVGYLVLGVLPVLIQDFVPFELVVGFTWLPLLQGMGLGLLMALLFALLPLLAIRDISPLLTLRSSVETPRRGNADPRRIVLIAVLVAGVVLFGISQTRVWLQGVGFAGGLICAFLLLTLVARSLITLARRIVPATWPYVWRQGLANLFRPDNQTVTMVVALGLGAFLITTLYLLQYSLVGHITQVGGDRQSNLVLFDIQPGQREDILASMRQNGLPVMQQTPVVSMRLAGLKGRTIAEVMADTTERVSRWPLRREYRSTYRAHLEDAETLLEGSLQPRADADGDSVLVSVEKGIADRLGLSIGDEVVFDVQGVPVKTTVGSVRAVDWQRMQPNFFMVFPEGVLEEAPQFHVVVTRIDDPQVSARFQRETVSRFPNVSLIDLSLILNTLNDILGKVSLIVRFMALFSVFTGVIVLVGVVTNSRYQRMQESVLLKTLGGSRNQILKIMTIEYLFLGAIGALTGVVLAFAATWILAVFVFNISYVPAYIPVLAVVGGIASITILVGMAASAGIYRQSPLEVLRAEI from the coding sequence ATGAGCGTTCCCCCCGCATCTGATAAGACGCCGGTACGGGCAGGCTGGCTGCTCAGCATGGCCTGGCGGGACAGCCGGACCTACCGGCGCCGCCTGCTCCTGTACATGTCGTCCATCATCCTGGGCACCGCCGCCCTGGTCTCAATCCGTACCCTGGGCGACAGCATGGCGGCCGCGATCGACGTGGAGGCCAAGGCCCTGCTCGGTGCCGACCTCGACATTAACACCCGGACGGCCTTCTCGGATTCGGCCGAAGTCTTTCTCCGGAACCTGGGCGGCGAGCAGTCGCGCCAATCCAGTTTCGTCTCCATGGTCTCCTTCCCCCGGACGGACTCGTCACGCCTGTCGAACGTACGGGCGCTCGAAGGCGCGTTCCCCTATTACGGCGTGCTGGAAACGGTCCCCGCTGCCGCCGCGCAATCGTTCAAGACGGACGGCACGGCCCTCGTGGACGACAACCTTATGATCCAGCACGGCGTGGAGGTGGGCGACTCGATCCGCGTCGGGATGCGCACGCTCGAGATCTCCGGCCGCCTGGTGAGCATACCGGGCGAAACCGCGGCCATGAGCACGATCGGTCCCCGGGTCTACATCCCCATGTCGGAACTCGAATCCACGGGGTTGATCCAGCCGGGCAGCCGCGTCACCTACCGGGCCCTGTTCAGGTTCGACGACGGTGTGGATGCAGATGAACTCGCGGCAACCCACAGCGCGGACACCGCGGCCAGGTGGGGGATGGACTGGGACACCGTGAGGGACCGCCAGGCGGGCCTGGAAAGGTCCCTGGGCAATCTCTACCGGTTTCTCAACCTGAGCGGGTTCATCGCCCTGATCCTCGGAAGCGTGGGGGTCGCCAGCGCCATTCACACCTACGTACGGCGAAAACGGGGTACTATTGCCGTGCTGCGCTGCCTGGGCGCGGAAGGGCGGCACACCTTCGCGGTGTACGTCATACAGGCCATGGCCATTGGCGTGATCGGTTCCGCCATCGGCGCCGCCGTCGGCTATCTCGTCCTCGGTGTACTGCCCGTGCTGATCCAGGACTTCGTTCCCTTCGAACTGGTGGTGGGGTTTACCTGGCTTCCGCTGCTACAGGGCATGGGTCTCGGGCTGCTCATGGCGTTGTTGTTCGCCCTCTTGCCGCTCCTTGCGATCAGGGACATTTCTCCCCTGCTCACGCTACGCTCCTCCGTCGAAACACCACGGCGCGGCAACGCGGATCCGCGGCGCATCGTACTGATCGCCGTACTCGTGGCCGGCGTCGTGCTCTTCGGCATCAGCCAGACCCGGGTTTGGCTGCAGGGCGTGGGATTCGCGGGGGGACTGATCTGCGCCTTCCTGCTGCTGACGCTGGTCGCGCGGAGCCTGATCACGCTGGCCCGGCGCATCGTGCCGGCTACGTGGCCCTATGTCTGGCGGCAGGGCCTGGCCAATCTCTTCCGCCCGGACAACCAGACCGTCACCATGGTCGTCGCCCTCGGGCTGGGCGCCTTCCTGATCACGACACTGTACCTCCTGCAGTATTCCCTCGTGGGACACATTACCCAGGTCGGTGGAGACAGGCAGTCGAACCTGGTGCTCTTCGACATACAACCCGGCCAGCGGGAGGATATCCTGGCGTCGATGCGCCAAAACGGACTGCCGGTCATGCAGCAGACGCCGGTGGTAAGCATGCGGCTGGCGGGCCTGAAAGGGCGGACGATCGCGGAGGTGATGGCGGATACGACGGAAAGGGTATCGCGCTGGCCGTTGCGCCGGGAATACCGTTCGACCTACCGGGCCCACCTGGAGGACGCGGAAACGCTCCTGGAAGGGTCGCTGCAACCCCGCGCCGACGCCGATGGGGACTCCGTCCTCGTATCCGTGGAAAAAGGCATCGCCGACCGCCTGGGGCTGAGTATCGGCGACGAGGTCGTGTTCGACGTGCAGGGCGTGCCGGTGAAGACCACCGTTGGGAGCGTGCGCGCCGTCGACTGGCAGCGGATGCAGCCCAACTTCTTCATGGTCTTCCCGGAGGGCGTCCTGGAAGAGGCGCCCCAGTTCCACGTGGTCGTGACCCGGATCGACGATCCGCAGGTCTCGGCGCGCTTTCAGCGGGAAACGGTGAGCCGGTTTCCCAACGTTTCCTTGATCGACCTGAGCCTCATCCTGAACACCCTCAATGACATCCTCGGCAAGGTCTCCCTAATCGTCCGTTTCATGGCGCTGTTCAGCGTATTCACCGGCGTCATCGTCCTGGTAGGCGTCGTGACCAACAGCCGTTACCAGCGGATGCAGGAAAGCGTACTCCTGAAGACCCTCGGCGGCTCCCGGAACCAGATTCTGAAGATCATGACGATCGAGTACCTGTTCCTCGGCGCAATCGGCGCATTGACTGGGGTCGTGCTGGCCTTTGCCGCTACGTGGATCCTGGCCGTCTTCGTATTCAACATCTCCTACGTGCCG
- a CDS encoding ABC transporter ATP-binding protein, translating to MSEQPILSVRDLSKTYPSGGGTLTVLREIEFDLMPGDSLAIIGPSGSGKTTLLGLCAGLDRATTGSVSLNGIVLDDLDEDERARVRNRHVGFVFQNFQLIPTLTSLENVMVPAELRGEKAVYRRAEELLDRVGLADRTTHYPVQLSGGEQQRVAMARAFINRPALLFVDEPTGNLDADTAATVESLLFELNEESGTTLVTVTHNLDLARRTRRIVRLSGGRMVEDYHPVHSDIPEAPSLSLTPDPQS from the coding sequence ATGAGCGAACAGCCTATCCTGTCGGTCCGGGACCTGAGCAAGACCTACCCGAGCGGCGGCGGGACGCTTACCGTTTTGCGGGAGATCGAATTCGACCTGATGCCGGGCGACTCCCTGGCGATCATCGGCCCCTCCGGCAGTGGGAAGACGACGCTGCTCGGCCTCTGCGCCGGCCTGGACCGGGCGACTACGGGATCCGTTTCACTGAACGGCATCGTGCTGGACGATCTCGATGAAGATGAACGGGCCCGCGTACGCAACCGTCACGTGGGCTTTGTTTTCCAGAATTTCCAGCTCATTCCAACGCTCACCAGTCTCGAGAATGTCATGGTCCCGGCCGAGTTGCGCGGCGAAAAGGCAGTCTACCGCCGGGCGGAGGAACTCCTGGACCGCGTGGGGCTGGCGGACCGGACCACCCACTACCCTGTGCAACTGTCCGGGGGCGAACAGCAGCGGGTCGCCATGGCCAGGGCCTTCATCAACCGTCCGGCATTGCTCTTCGTGGACGAACCCACGGGCAATCTCGACGCCGATACGGCCGCAACCGTGGAAAGTCTGCTGTTTGAACTGAACGAGGAATCCGGGACGACCCTGGTCACCGTGACCCACAACCTCGACCTGGCGCGGAGGACCCGTCGCATCGTCCGGTTGAGCGGGGGCCGCATGGTCGAAGACTACCATCCTGTGCATTCCGATATCCCGGAAGCGCCGTCCCTTTCCCTTACCCCAGATCCTCAGTCATGA
- a CDS encoding glycerophosphodiester phosphodiesterase yields the protein MLRFIWKWFFRLAVAAVVILVAVLAYTSIISRPMPEHTFTDTDQLLAIAHRGGAGLWPENTLFAFQNAVRIGADALEFDVHATSDGELVVIHDATVDRTTDGAGRVDEMTWDALRELDAGYRWTADDGASFPFRGMGLRVPTLEEALNALPDTRMIIELKDVSDAARVRFSEAIAQCSYPERKVIASFQSESVKYIRDNNPGIATSSTAGEVLGFWVLNSLRLGFAFVPGGETMQVPPSFQDRTLVSNRFVSGAHRHNMDVYVWTINEEAEMKRHVDHGVDGIITDYPDRLLQVLDRYPELREPDYGEGEAPTL from the coding sequence ATGCTTAGATTCATCTGGAAATGGTTTTTTCGGCTGGCCGTTGCAGCCGTGGTCATACTTGTCGCGGTCCTGGCATACACTTCGATTATATCCCGCCCCATGCCCGAGCATACATTCACGGATACGGACCAACTCCTAGCCATCGCTCACCGCGGCGGCGCGGGATTGTGGCCGGAAAACACGCTGTTTGCCTTTCAAAACGCGGTCAGAATCGGTGCGGATGCACTGGAATTCGACGTGCACGCCACCAGCGACGGTGAACTGGTAGTCATTCACGACGCCACGGTCGACCGTACGACCGACGGCGCGGGCCGGGTCGACGAGATGACCTGGGACGCACTGCGGGAACTGGACGCGGGCTACAGGTGGACCGCGGACGACGGGGCGAGCTTTCCGTTCCGGGGCATGGGTTTGCGGGTTCCGACGCTGGAAGAGGCACTGAACGCACTCCCCGATACCCGTATGATCATCGAGCTGAAAGACGTGTCCGATGCCGCCAGGGTCCGTTTTTCCGAGGCAATCGCGCAGTGTTCGTACCCGGAACGGAAGGTCATCGCTTCCTTTCAGTCCGAGAGCGTCAAATACATTCGAGACAACAACCCGGGCATCGCGACATCGTCCACGGCCGGTGAGGTACTCGGCTTCTGGGTGCTGAATTCCCTGAGACTCGGGTTCGCCTTTGTTCCCGGGGGAGAGACGATGCAGGTACCGCCCAGTTTTCAGGATCGGACCCTGGTAAGCAACCGGTTCGTATCGGGCGCCCACCGGCACAACATGGACGTGTATGTCTGGACGATAAACGAGGAAGCGGAAATGAAACGCCATGTCGATCACGGCGTGGACGGCATCATTACGGACTATCCGGATCGTCTCCTGCAGGTACTGGACCGGTACCCGGAATTGCGGGAACCGGACTACGGGGAAGGAGAAGCGCCGACACTATGA